The proteins below come from a single Arthrobacter sp. zg-Y1171 genomic window:
- a CDS encoding TerD family protein: protein MSGLTLSKGSNLSLTKADPGLERALIGLGWDPRTTSGDPFDLDASALLLGADGKVRSQDDFIFYNQLSAKDGSVVHQGDNRTGQGDGDDEQILIDLSILTDDVDRVVIVVSIDQAEARHQNFGQVRDAYCRVVNQDTDAEVVRYDLSEDAAAETCMIFAEIYRNRGEWKFRAIGQGYASGLYGVATDFGIALD from the coding sequence TTGTCCGGCCTGACACTTTCAAAAGGAAGCAACCTTTCCCTCACCAAGGCTGACCCGGGCCTGGAACGGGCCCTGATCGGCCTGGGCTGGGATCCGCGCACCACCAGCGGAGATCCGTTCGACCTGGACGCCTCCGCTCTGCTGCTCGGAGCCGACGGCAAGGTGCGCTCCCAGGATGACTTCATTTTCTACAACCAGCTGTCCGCCAAGGACGGCTCGGTGGTCCACCAGGGCGATAACCGCACCGGCCAGGGCGACGGCGACGACGAGCAGATCCTGATTGACCTCAGCATCCTGACCGACGACGTCGACCGCGTGGTCATTGTGGTCTCCATCGACCAGGCCGAAGCGCGGCACCAGAACTTCGGGCAGGTGCGCGATGCGTACTGCCGCGTGGTCAACCAGGACACCGACGCTGAGGTGGTCCGCTACGACCTCAGTGAAGACGCCGCAGCGGAAACCTGCATGATTTTCGCCGAGATCTACCGCAACCGCGGAGAGTGGAAGTTCCGCGCCATCGGCCAGGGCTACGCGTCCGGGCTGTACGGGGTTGCCACCGACTTCGGCATCGCCCTCGACTAA
- a CDS encoding TerD family protein, with amino-acid sequence MGLSLQKGQSLSLTKKDGGALSKTRLGLGWDSAAPVKRGLFGGKKTAEVDLDASAIFFDANGNAVDQVWYGQLASKDGSAKHTGDNLTGAGEGDDEVILVNLAAVSPAVQNIVFVISSYSRQTFDQVENAFCRLVDDSTPGSPEIARYQLTDAGNHTAMVMAKVGREGSGWSFKAIGERAQGRTVMDLIPTAARSL; translated from the coding sequence ATGGGCCTGAGCCTGCAGAAAGGTCAGTCGCTGTCACTGACGAAGAAGGACGGCGGAGCACTGAGCAAGACCCGCCTGGGACTGGGCTGGGATTCCGCTGCCCCGGTCAAGCGGGGACTGTTCGGCGGCAAGAAGACCGCGGAAGTGGACCTCGATGCCTCGGCCATCTTCTTCGACGCCAACGGCAACGCTGTTGACCAGGTCTGGTACGGCCAGCTCGCGAGCAAGGACGGCTCCGCCAAGCACACCGGCGACAACCTCACCGGCGCCGGCGAGGGCGACGACGAGGTCATCCTGGTGAACCTGGCAGCCGTCTCCCCCGCAGTGCAGAACATCGTGTTCGTGATCTCCAGCTACAGCCGGCAGACCTTCGACCAGGTCGAGAACGCGTTCTGCCGCCTGGTCGACGATTCCACGCCCGGCAGCCCGGAAATCGCCCGCTACCAGCTGACCGACGCCGGCAACCACACCGCCATGGTGATGGCCAAGGTCGGCCGCGAGGGGTCCGGCTGGAGCTTCAAGGCCATCGGCGAACGCGCCCAGGGGCGCACCGTGATGGACCTGATCCCCACCGCAGCCCGCTCGCTCTAA
- a CDS encoding DUF475 domain-containing protein — MFFKTFGWSFVITAAALVTAFFYGGVEALILCAILGVLEISLSFDNAVVNARILEKMSPFWQKMFLTVGILIAVVGMRIVFPLVIVGVTASINPIEALQLALEKGDPDEPGSYGYLLHEAHPQIAAFGGLFLLMIFLDFMFEDRDIRWLRWLETPFAKVGKVNGASLIVGLGALLAAGALSDPSHTTDVFIAGAAGLITYLLVTGLGDMFDVDGDDDFDADDVEARAPKSGNGALVKATGKAAFMLFLYLEVIDASFSFDGVIGAFAITSDPIIIALGLGLIGAIFVRSLTVFLVKQGTLDEFVYLDHGAHWAIGALAAILLLTIEIEINEVITGLIGVVFILASLTSSIVRNKRAAKSAGASKDPVYTN, encoded by the coding sequence GTGTTTTTCAAAACTTTCGGTTGGTCGTTTGTTATCACGGCCGCCGCGCTGGTAACGGCGTTCTTCTACGGCGGGGTAGAGGCACTCATCCTCTGCGCCATCCTGGGCGTTCTCGAAATCAGCCTTAGCTTCGACAATGCCGTGGTCAACGCGCGCATTCTCGAAAAAATGAGCCCCTTCTGGCAGAAGATGTTCCTCACCGTGGGCATCCTCATCGCCGTCGTCGGCATGCGCATCGTCTTCCCGCTGGTCATTGTGGGCGTCACCGCCAGCATCAACCCGATCGAAGCGCTGCAGCTGGCCCTCGAGAAGGGCGATCCGGACGAGCCGGGCAGCTACGGCTACCTCCTGCATGAAGCCCACCCGCAGATCGCCGCCTTCGGCGGCCTGTTCCTGCTGATGATCTTCCTTGACTTCATGTTCGAAGACCGGGACATCCGCTGGCTGCGCTGGCTGGAAACCCCGTTCGCTAAGGTCGGCAAGGTCAACGGCGCCTCCCTGATCGTCGGCCTCGGTGCCCTGCTGGCCGCCGGTGCCCTCTCGGATCCCTCGCACACCACTGACGTCTTCATCGCCGGCGCCGCCGGCCTGATCACCTACCTGCTGGTCACCGGCCTGGGTGACATGTTCGACGTCGACGGCGACGACGACTTCGATGCCGACGACGTCGAGGCACGCGCCCCGAAGTCCGGCAACGGCGCCCTGGTGAAGGCCACCGGCAAGGCCGCCTTCATGCTCTTCCTCTACCTGGAAGTCATTGACGCGTCCTTCTCCTTCGACGGTGTCATCGGCGCCTTCGCCATCACCTCGGACCCGATCATCATTGCCCTGGGCCTTGGCCTCATCGGTGCGATCTTCGTCCGGTCCCTGACCGTGTTCCTCGTGAAGCAGGGCACCCTGGACGAGTTCGTTTACCTGGACCACGGTGCCCACTGGGCCATCGGCGCCCTGGCGGCCATCCTGCTGCTCACCATCGAAATCGAGATCAACGAGGTCATCACCGGCTTGATCGGCGTGGTCTTCATCCTCGCGTCGCTGACCTCCTCGATTGTGCGTAACAAGCGCGCAGCGAAGTCCGCCGGTGCATCCAAAGATCCTGTTTACACAAACTAA
- a CDS encoding anti-sigma factor domain-containing protein codes for MNQHSQNAGDLHELAPLYAVDALEPAEREEFEQHLADCPRCQAEVAEYAEVTAGLAAETAQTPPPALRSSVLSSIHGTQPLPGPWTGPAAVVVSLEERRRRRGRRLLAAAAAAVLLPGIGLAGWNLGVQSEQREQEQQAAQEQDRETRLLAAPDVATQRVDVNGQPATLVVSREEDAALFVADTLPDPGEGREYQLWLLEGETPIPDTHFSGGDVSVWLSGDVAKAGAVALTVEPAGGSATPTFPLVAVAEI; via the coding sequence ATGAACCAGCACAGCCAGAACGCCGGGGACCTCCATGAGCTCGCCCCGCTGTATGCCGTGGACGCCCTGGAGCCTGCCGAGCGCGAAGAATTCGAACAACATCTGGCGGACTGCCCCCGCTGCCAGGCGGAGGTCGCCGAATATGCCGAAGTCACCGCCGGCCTTGCTGCGGAGACGGCCCAGACTCCCCCGCCTGCCCTGCGCAGCTCCGTATTGTCTTCCATCCACGGCACCCAGCCGCTGCCCGGCCCCTGGACCGGGCCGGCCGCCGTCGTCGTCTCCCTGGAGGAACGACGACGACGCCGCGGGCGTCGTCTCCTTGCCGCCGCAGCGGCTGCGGTCCTGCTCCCCGGAATCGGCCTGGCCGGCTGGAACCTGGGGGTCCAGTCGGAGCAGCGCGAGCAGGAACAGCAGGCAGCTCAGGAACAGGACCGGGAAACCCGGCTGCTGGCCGCACCGGATGTCGCCACGCAGCGCGTCGACGTCAACGGCCAACCGGCCACCCTGGTTGTTTCCCGGGAGGAGGATGCCGCCTTGTTCGTCGCGGACACCCTGCCGGATCCCGGCGAGGGACGGGAGTACCAGCTGTGGCTGCTCGAGGGCGAGACTCCCATTCCGGATACGCACTTTTCCGGAGGGGACGTCAGCGTCTGGCTCAGCGGCGACGTCGCCAAGGCCGGAGCCGTGGCCCTGACGGTTGAGCCTGCGGGCGGGTCCGCCACGCCTACCTTCCCGCTGGTGGCCGTCGCCGAGATCTAG
- a CDS encoding sigma-70 family RNA polymerase sigma factor, giving the protein MFSANISPSVASAGGRRRRDDLWEPMTDSGTGPTDFTARPASAPDDGHEDRGPGLADLVRRCGEGDETSFAALYDATSAKVYGLAVRVTRSPEIAAEVVQEVYLMAWQQSARFDPARGTVLGWLCTLAHRRAVDRVRQVAREREREQTYEDQRTGTPVDQTWQEVEQGMKTHEVQNGLSTLTPLQREAVALAYYQGFTYQEVALRLDIPLGTAKARIRDGLKKLRSALGGQS; this is encoded by the coding sequence GTGTTCTCAGCGAACATCTCCCCGTCCGTTGCCTCGGCCGGGGGCCGTCGTCGAAGGGATGACCTGTGGGAGCCCATGACTGACTCGGGAACCGGCCCGACGGACTTCACCGCTCGGCCTGCCTCCGCACCGGACGACGGGCACGAGGACCGAGGGCCCGGGCTCGCCGATCTGGTGCGACGCTGCGGCGAAGGTGACGAAACCAGTTTCGCGGCCCTGTATGACGCCACCTCCGCCAAGGTGTACGGGCTGGCGGTGCGGGTGACCAGGTCTCCGGAAATCGCGGCCGAAGTTGTCCAGGAGGTCTATTTGATGGCCTGGCAGCAATCCGCACGTTTCGACCCGGCGCGCGGGACAGTGCTGGGATGGTTATGCACCCTTGCCCACCGCAGGGCAGTGGACCGGGTACGCCAGGTGGCCCGTGAACGCGAGCGGGAACAGACCTACGAGGACCAACGGACGGGAACGCCAGTGGACCAGACATGGCAGGAAGTGGAGCAGGGGATGAAAACCCACGAGGTGCAGAACGGGTTGAGCACCCTCACCCCGCTCCAGCGCGAAGCCGTTGCCTTGGCCTACTACCAGGGATTCACCTATCAGGAGGTTGCCCTGCGCCTGGATATCCCGTTGGGCACGGCCAAGGCACGGATCCGTGACGGGTTGAAGAAGCTTCGCTCGGCTTTGGGGGGACAGTCATGA
- a CDS encoding class F sortase, which produces MTASRPGRRAGLMSCAAAALLLLSGCSGTAAPETGPLTTTTTTAASPDSTAPAPSQPAAPQADSPPVLAPSAPVSLTIPATGTESRLLRLGLREDGSLEVPPEPPGSPASWYTGSPTPGERGPAVLLGHVNATGGGEGVFAGLRNLVPGDRLEIAREDGTTAVFSVDRGEQYGKDEFPTLAVYGNTAGAELRLITCDGFDPSTGTFDDNYVVYASLTR; this is translated from the coding sequence ATGACGGCATCCCGCCCCGGCCGCCGCGCAGGACTGATGTCCTGCGCGGCGGCCGCGCTTCTCCTGCTCTCCGGGTGCAGCGGCACAGCCGCCCCGGAGACCGGACCACTTACAACAACCACGACGACGGCGGCCTCCCCGGATTCCACGGCCCCCGCGCCAAGCCAGCCTGCAGCCCCGCAGGCTGACTCTCCTCCGGTGCTGGCACCCTCCGCGCCGGTGTCCTTAACTATCCCTGCCACCGGCACCGAATCCCGGCTCCTGCGTCTAGGACTGCGGGAGGACGGTTCCTTGGAAGTTCCGCCGGAGCCTCCCGGATCGCCGGCGAGCTGGTACACGGGATCGCCCACCCCGGGGGAGCGCGGGCCCGCCGTGCTGCTGGGACATGTCAACGCCACCGGCGGGGGCGAGGGAGTCTTTGCCGGCCTGCGGAACCTGGTGCCCGGCGACCGGCTTGAAATTGCCCGGGAAGACGGGACCACCGCGGTCTTCTCGGTGGACCGGGGAGAGCAATACGGCAAGGACGAGTTCCCTACGCTCGCGGTCTACGGCAATACCGCCGGTGCGGAGCTGCGCCTGATCACCTGCGACGGTTTTGACCCTTCCACCGGAACCTTTGACGACAACTACGTTGTTTACGCCAGTCTCACCCGCTGA